Proteins found in one Mycoplasmopsis gallopavonis genomic segment:
- the lysS gene encoding lysine--tRNA ligase, which translates to MQKFTEQEQVRRNKLNFYKENNIEAFAKADELKSLSYSDDLINQYGSYSKEELHEQEIPVAITGRILTMRGPFILLQDYHGKIQVYFNKKANPELTKLVDTFDLGDIIYVEGSVMKTNTGEVTVKSENIKLLTKALKPLPDKFHGLSDVEERYRRRYVDLIVNEESKKTFWTRTKIISEIRRYFDDLEYMEVETPFLHDYLSGASARPFKTHHNALDQEFVLRIATEIPLKKLLVGGIDRVYEIGRIFRNEGIDTTHNPEFTSIEFYEAYTNLEGMMNRTEELIKRIAQKLGKEKVMNKGVEIDLTAPFKRLDMVDAVSEATGVNFREISFEKAVEVAKKHNVKIEKFFELGHIINELFEELIEKTLIQPTFVYGHPIEISPLTAKGKDPRFTERAELFINTKEYANMYTELSDPIDQLERFEKQLEEKNNGNEEASDIDWDFVESLEYGMPPAGGCGIGIDRLTMLMAEKESIRDVLLFPTMKRR; encoded by the coding sequence ATGCAAAAATTTACAGAACAAGAACAAGTTAGACGTAATAAATTAAATTTTTATAAAGAGAATAATATTGAAGCATTTGCTAAAGCTGATGAACTTAAATCTCTATCATATTCAGATGATTTAATTAACCAATATGGTTCTTATTCAAAAGAAGAATTGCATGAGCAAGAAATTCCTGTTGCTATTACCGGAAGAATCTTAACTATGCGTGGACCTTTTATTCTTTTACAAGATTATCATGGAAAAATTCAAGTTTATTTCAACAAAAAAGCAAATCCAGAATTAACAAAATTAGTTGATACTTTTGATTTAGGAGATATTATTTATGTTGAAGGATCTGTTATGAAAACTAACACAGGTGAAGTGACAGTGAAATCAGAAAATATTAAACTTTTAACAAAAGCCTTAAAACCATTACCTGATAAATTTCATGGACTTAGTGATGTTGAAGAAAGATATCGTAGAAGATATGTGGACTTGATAGTAAACGAAGAATCTAAAAAAACATTTTGAACAAGAACTAAAATCATTAGTGAAATTCGTAGATATTTTGATGATTTAGAATACATGGAAGTAGAGACACCATTTTTACATGATTATTTATCAGGAGCAAGTGCTCGTCCATTTAAAACACACCACAATGCTTTAGATCAAGAATTTGTATTAAGAATTGCGACAGAAATTCCGCTTAAAAAATTATTAGTTGGTGGAATTGACCGTGTTTATGAAATCGGTAGAATTTTTAGAAATGAAGGAATTGACACAACACACAATCCTGAATTTACTTCAATTGAATTTTATGAAGCATACACTAATTTAGAAGGTATGATGAATCGTACTGAAGAGTTAATTAAAAGAATTGCTCAAAAATTAGGAAAAGAAAAAGTTATGAATAAAGGTGTTGAAATTGATTTAACAGCACCATTTAAGCGTTTAGATATGGTTGATGCAGTAAGTGAAGCAACAGGAGTTAATTTTAGAGAAATTAGTTTTGAAAAAGCTGTTGAAGTTGCTAAAAAACACAATGTTAAAATTGAAAAATTCTTTGAATTAGGTCATATTATCAATGAACTTTTTGAAGAACTTATTGAAAAAACATTAATTCAACCAACTTTCGTTTATGGTCATCCAATCGAAATTTCACCACTCACTGCCAAAGGTAAAGATCCAAGATTTACTGAGCGTGCTGAATTATTTATTAATACTAAAGAATACGCAAATATGTATACAGAGCTTAGTGATCCAATCGATCAATTAGAACGTTTTGAAAAACAACTTGAAGAAAAAAATAATGGAAACGAAGAAGCAAGCGACATTGATTGAGATTTTGTTGAATCACTTGAATATGGAATGCCACCAGCAGGTGGGTGCGGAATCGGAATTGACCGTCTTACTATGTTAATGGCAGAAAAAGAATCAATTCGTGATGTGCTTTTATTCCCAACAATGAAAAGAAGATAA
- a CDS encoding M3 family metallopeptidase — protein MYKKISLKNKLNLETQDLIAAIYVPHFYYSFYVYKYAIGHLAASFFFSKYKKEGTKALEFYIENFLSAGSSDWPLNILKNAGIDFSFDQVYEDSFNYVETLIEEWVKLGEELFN, from the coding sequence ATGTATAAAAAAATAAGCCTAAAAAATAAGCTCAACTTGGAAACTCAGGATTTAATTGCTGCCATTTATGTTCCGCACTTTTATTATTCATTTTATGTATATAAGTATGCAATTGGACATCTTGCTGCTTCCTTCTTTTTTAGTAAATATAAAAAAGAAGGAACAAAAGCCCTTGAATTTTATATTGAGAACTTTTTAAGTGCAGGAAGCAGTGACTGACCTCTTAATATTTTAAAAAATGCAGGTATTGATTTTAGTTTTGATCAAGTTTATGAAGATTCATTTAATTATGTTGAAACCTTAATTGAAGAGTGAGTAAAATTAGGAGAAGAACTATTTAATTAA